In the Oncorhynchus nerka isolate Pitt River linkage group LG2, Oner_Uvic_2.0, whole genome shotgun sequence genome, one interval contains:
- the LOC115140411 gene encoding uncharacterized protein LOC115140411 isoform X1, whose product MYRYKHTIGTFQLPYSGETSTEGGQSETLQSSSKSPNKVIHSLWIDKSYLHLSDRRSSIKQLIFHQAAMSKLGEKREMKVRYNDRGVKEHFSSGEHKNIATLKQEKTLLKEAGIDRYLSKDIEPYPEAPEFHLSKVAHVTTKRGLDGILKSGGFKGGEKSFLWCNLPVDDDDIIAAERRYLEKIFPDRTPEQRQIQQPFLSKFTTSPAFRKASRFGNFRFTFSLSDFLMMYSQQICDGKQPVLRVYETVVYKQEIMYTVLVHSPDNKEFEKYPVLGDGSDDALCAYMRGNIVWRAQAMSKTHDFGLAIDEVNQNVGTEGGGNAWHMWDHVTLAFHLPEGQALHFDMDIVIKNLTTCDADEMFIGVKCRKKGHECVGTCPCGKCLVPLATADEIVEGISCDYKTNC is encoded by the exons ATGTATAGATACAAACATACGATTGGGACATTTCAGCTGCCATACAGTGGGGAGACATCAACTGAAGGCGGCCAATCTGAAACTCTACAATCAAGCAGCAAGTCTCCAAACAAA GTTATTCACTCATTGTGGATTGACAAGAGCTATCTACATCTATCAGACCGCAGATCTTCCATCAAGCAGCTAATCTTCCATCAAGCAGCTATGTCCAAACTTGGGGAAAAAAG GGAAATGAAGGTGCGTTATAATGACAGAGGTGTAAAGGAGCACTTTTCCAGTGGAGAGCATAAGAATATCGCCACATTAAAACAAGAGAAGACCCTTTTAAAAGAGGCAGGAATAGATAGATACCTATCAAAAGACATAGAACCATACCCAGAGGCACCAGAGTTCCATCTGTCCAAAGTTGCCCATGTCACTACAAAAAGAGGCCTTGATGGAATCTTGAAATCAGGTGgatttaaggggggtgagaagagtTTCCTGTGGTGCAATCTTCCTGTGGATGATGACGATATCATTGCAGCAGAACGCCGTTACCTGGAGAAGATCTTCCCTGACAGAACACCCGAGCAGAGGCAGATACAGCAACCCTTCCTCAGCAAGTTCACCACCTCACCTGCCTTCAGGAAGGCATCACGCTTTGGGAACTTCAGGTTCACTTTCAGTCTGTCTGATTTCCTGATGATGTACAGTCAGCAGATCTGTGATGGAAAACAGCCTGTCCTGAGAGtgtatgagactgtagtctacaaACAAGAGATTATGTACACAGTGCTTGTTCACAGTCCAGATAATAAGGAATTTGAGAAGTACCCCGTTcttggtgatggtagtgatgatgctCTCTGTGCTTACATGAGGGGCAACATTGTCTGGCGTGCACAAGCCATGTCTAAAACCCATGACTTTGGGTTAGCCATAGATGAAGTTAACCAAAATGTAGGAACAGAAGGCGGGGGGAATGCATGGCACATGTGGGACCATGTGACCCTGGCATTCCACCTGCCTGAAGGTCAGGCCCTACATTTTGACATGGATATTGTGATCAAAAACCTTACTACTTGTGATGCCGATGAAATGTTTATTGGAGTGAAATGTCGCAAAAAAGGGCACGAGTGTGTGGGTACATGTCCATGTGGAAAATGTCTCGTACCCCTCGCCACAGCTGATGAAATAGTTGAGGGCATATCATGTGATTACAAAACCAACTGTTGA
- the LOC115140411 gene encoding uncharacterized protein LOC115140411 isoform X2 produces MSKLGEKREMKVRYNDRGVKEHFSSGEHKNIATLKQEKTLLKEAGIDRYLSKDIEPYPEAPEFHLSKVAHVTTKRGLDGILKSGGFKGGEKSFLWCNLPVDDDDIIAAERRYLEKIFPDRTPEQRQIQQPFLSKFTTSPAFRKASRFGNFRFTFSLSDFLMMYSQQICDGKQPVLRVYETVVYKQEIMYTVLVHSPDNKEFEKYPVLGDGSDDALCAYMRGNIVWRAQAMSKTHDFGLAIDEVNQNVGTEGGGNAWHMWDHVTLAFHLPEGQALHFDMDIVIKNLTTCDADEMFIGVKCRKKGHECVGTCPCGKCLVPLATADEIVEGISCDYKTNC; encoded by the exons ATGTCCAAACTTGGGGAAAAAAG GGAAATGAAGGTGCGTTATAATGACAGAGGTGTAAAGGAGCACTTTTCCAGTGGAGAGCATAAGAATATCGCCACATTAAAACAAGAGAAGACCCTTTTAAAAGAGGCAGGAATAGATAGATACCTATCAAAAGACATAGAACCATACCCAGAGGCACCAGAGTTCCATCTGTCCAAAGTTGCCCATGTCACTACAAAAAGAGGCCTTGATGGAATCTTGAAATCAGGTGgatttaaggggggtgagaagagtTTCCTGTGGTGCAATCTTCCTGTGGATGATGACGATATCATTGCAGCAGAACGCCGTTACCTGGAGAAGATCTTCCCTGACAGAACACCCGAGCAGAGGCAGATACAGCAACCCTTCCTCAGCAAGTTCACCACCTCACCTGCCTTCAGGAAGGCATCACGCTTTGGGAACTTCAGGTTCACTTTCAGTCTGTCTGATTTCCTGATGATGTACAGTCAGCAGATCTGTGATGGAAAACAGCCTGTCCTGAGAGtgtatgagactgtagtctacaaACAAGAGATTATGTACACAGTGCTTGTTCACAGTCCAGATAATAAGGAATTTGAGAAGTACCCCGTTcttggtgatggtagtgatgatgctCTCTGTGCTTACATGAGGGGCAACATTGTCTGGCGTGCACAAGCCATGTCTAAAACCCATGACTTTGGGTTAGCCATAGATGAAGTTAACCAAAATGTAGGAACAGAAGGCGGGGGGAATGCATGGCACATGTGGGACCATGTGACCCTGGCATTCCACCTGCCTGAAGGTCAGGCCCTACATTTTGACATGGATATTGTGATCAAAAACCTTACTACTTGTGATGCCGATGAAATGTTTATTGGAGTGAAATGTCGCAAAAAAGGGCACGAGTGTGTGGGTACATGTCCATGTGGAAAATGTCTCGTACCCCTCGCCACAGCTGATGAAATAGTTGAGGGCATATCATGTGATTACAAAACCAACTGTTGA